The proteins below are encoded in one region of Bremerella sp. P1:
- a CDS encoding polyribonucleotide nucleotidyltransferase — MEEIRVEKQIGNETLSLTTGFLAKQAHGAVLVQYGETVVFVATVTGPSRPGTDFFPLTCDYRERTAAAGKFPGGFIKREGRPTTKEILSSRLMDRPIRPMFPKGYHDEVQIQASVVASDRMHDGDVLAMNGASAALCISHMPFQGPLAAVRLGRVDGELVVFPSFEQLEQSDLDLIISGSKDSVLMIEGFSREIPEDEMADAIMKAHEVVKEICDLQIELTEKAGKEKMEYAEPDDGGLYQKLMDSYYADLKSAKQTTGKQDRADKVRELKTKVKEELIPDPAAEGAIDEGAFGTAWHDLEERVVRDLILSGTRTDGRDAKSLRGIECKVDVLPRVHGSAVFQRGETQSLITVTLGTPRDEQRVDGLIDEYSKKFMLDYNFPSFSVGECRPIRGPGRREIGHGALAERSVNPVLPPAEDFPYTVRVISDILESNGSSSMASVCGATLGLMAAGVPITNPVAGISIGLVKEGDDFVLLTDILGEEDHHGDMDFKVAGTQNGITGIQLDLKIKGINEEIIRKTLVQAREARIEILRKMLTTISQPKDEPSKWAPRMMRTKINPEKIGLLIGPGGKTIRAIQEETGATLDVEDDGTVIVASGNLEWAEAAMARVQAITGEVEVGKIYEGRVTSVKDFGAFVEILPGRDGLCHISELSTEYVSDVNSVVKVGDMLAVKVLLVDEHDRVKLSHKATLPGGDAPAGEGDEELETAGSRGGDRGGRGGERRDRGDRGGDRGGRGGDRGRRRPRRED; from the coding sequence GTGGAAGAAATTCGTGTAGAGAAGCAGATCGGCAATGAAACCTTATCCCTTACAACTGGCTTTCTAGCCAAGCAAGCCCACGGGGCAGTGCTCGTACAATACGGCGAGACGGTTGTTTTTGTCGCCACCGTCACCGGCCCATCTCGGCCTGGGACTGACTTCTTTCCCCTGACCTGTGATTACCGCGAGCGAACCGCTGCTGCTGGTAAGTTCCCTGGTGGTTTCATCAAGCGAGAAGGTCGCCCTACCACCAAAGAAATTCTCTCGTCGCGCCTGATGGATCGTCCGATCCGCCCGATGTTCCCCAAGGGTTACCACGACGAAGTTCAGATTCAAGCCAGCGTGGTTGCCAGCGATCGAATGCACGACGGTGACGTGCTTGCCATGAATGGTGCCTCGGCCGCGCTTTGCATCTCGCACATGCCGTTCCAAGGTCCTTTGGCTGCCGTTCGCTTGGGCCGTGTCGATGGCGAACTGGTTGTGTTCCCCTCGTTCGAGCAACTGGAACAAAGCGATCTCGATCTGATCATCTCGGGTAGCAAGGATTCGGTCTTGATGATCGAAGGTTTCTCGCGAGAAATCCCCGAAGACGAGATGGCCGACGCGATCATGAAGGCCCACGAAGTGGTCAAGGAAATCTGCGACCTGCAGATCGAGCTGACCGAAAAGGCCGGCAAAGAAAAGATGGAGTACGCCGAGCCAGACGATGGTGGTCTCTATCAGAAGCTGATGGATTCGTACTATGCGGACCTGAAATCGGCCAAGCAAACCACCGGCAAGCAAGATCGTGCCGACAAGGTTCGCGAACTGAAGACCAAGGTCAAGGAAGAACTGATTCCAGATCCAGCCGCCGAAGGTGCGATCGACGAAGGTGCGTTCGGTACTGCCTGGCATGACCTGGAAGAACGCGTTGTGCGTGATCTGATCCTCAGTGGTACCCGTACCGATGGTCGTGACGCGAAGAGCTTGCGTGGCATCGAATGCAAGGTCGACGTTCTGCCACGCGTTCACGGTTCCGCCGTCTTCCAACGTGGTGAAACCCAATCGCTGATCACCGTTACCCTGGGTACCCCACGTGACGAACAGCGTGTCGACGGTTTGATCGACGAGTACTCGAAGAAGTTCATGCTCGACTATAACTTCCCTAGCTTCTCGGTGGGTGAATGTCGTCCGATTCGTGGCCCAGGCCGTCGTGAAATTGGTCACGGTGCTTTGGCTGAACGTAGCGTGAACCCGGTTCTGCCGCCTGCCGAAGACTTCCCCTACACGGTACGTGTGATCTCCGACATTCTCGAATCCAACGGCTCCAGCTCGATGGCTTCGGTCTGTGGTGCGACCCTCGGTCTGATGGCCGCTGGCGTGCCGATCACCAACCCGGTTGCCGGTATCTCGATCGGCCTGGTGAAGGAAGGGGACGACTTCGTCCTGCTGACCGACATCCTGGGCGAAGAAGATCACCATGGCGACATGGACTTCAAGGTCGCTGGTACCCAGAACGGTATCACCGGCATCCAGTTGGACCTCAAGATCAAGGGGATCAACGAGGAAATCATCCGCAAGACGCTGGTTCAGGCTCGCGAAGCCCGAATCGAGATCCTTCGCAAGATGCTGACCACCATCAGCCAGCCGAAGGACGAGCCATCGAAGTGGGCTCCGCGCATGATGCGAACCAAGATCAACCCAGAAAAGATCGGCTTGCTGATCGGTCCTGGCGGCAAGACGATTCGTGCCATTCAGGAAGAAACCGGCGCGACGCTCGACGTCGAAGACGACGGTACCGTGATTGTTGCCAGTGGCAACTTGGAATGGGCTGAAGCCGCCATGGCTCGCGTTCAGGCCATCACCGGTGAAGTCGAAGTCGGCAAGATCTACGAAGGCCGCGTCACGAGCGTGAAGGACTTCGGTGCATTCGTCGAAATCCTCCCAGGCCGCGACGGCTTGTGCCACATCAGCGAACTGTCGACCGAATACGTTTCGGACGTCAACAGCGTGGTCAAGGTCGGTGACATGCTGGCCGTGAAGGTCCTGCTGGTCGACGAGCACGACCGCGTTAAGCTGAGCCACAAGGCTACCTTGCCAGGCGGCGATGCCCCAGCCGGCGAAGGTGACGAAGAACTCGAAACCGCTGGCTCGCGTGGCGGTGACCGAGGCGGACGTGGCGGTGAACGCCGTGACCGTGGCGACCGTGGTGGTGATCGCGGAGGCCGAGGCGGTGACCGCGGACGCCGACGTCCTCGTCGTGAAGACTAA